The following are encoded together in the Humulus lupulus chromosome 5, drHumLupu1.1, whole genome shotgun sequence genome:
- the LOC133780052 gene encoding uncharacterized protein LOC133780052 has translation MKYEVLPFNPIEYQVRDEKGTNFTVNIHNRTCTCNRFQEDEMPCGHAVAVIAKRNLGVYDYCAKFYKTETLKAMYEENVHPLPHKDEWNLPQHLDIVVLPPKATIHAGRPRKKRIRSRGEPKVIITCGKCG, from the exons ATGAAGTATGAG GTCTTGCCTTTCAACCCAATAGAATATCAAGTTCGTGATGAAAAAGGGACCAATTTCACAGTAAATATTCACAATAGAACTTGTACATGCAATAGGTTTCAAGAAGATGAAATGCCTTGTGGGCATGCAGTAGCTGTAATTGCAAAGAGAAACTTGGGAGTATATGATTACTGTGCAAAGTTTTACAAAACAGAAACTTTGAAAGCAATGTATGAAGAAAATGTTCATCCTTTGCCCCATAAAGATGAATGGAATCTACCACAACACTTAGACATAGTGGTGCTACCTCCAAAGGCAACAATCCATGCAGGAAGaccaagaaagaaaagaataagatcaAGAGGAGAACCAAAAGTGATAATCACCTGTGGTAAATGTGGCTAA